The following are from one region of the Candidatus Bathyarchaeota archaeon genome:
- a CDS encoding 4-vinyl reductase has translation MGRHGILIHHYLPHIIVKEGEELVLRMIEYWLMKQPSDETAHFFTLPQATFPFFEKKLQALVSGVISINVLGSGKGRVLSFQILRACRPEFHMEDFPFIVDRGRLLIKWGDIFTDTLPSEEENVIGERVEYLKANFNTLKISRSGLAQTSERLSTYDRWLLSQIMDWTLTDVGHYFPESINELLRKIAVWNLRGLIKFEPTEPRAHPQLSKCLRLRSRFALALPTRVALLLLKRRHHTIPMKVYHALRRSVQAFISERMDEKDLARELSELETYFQDMTARSAAIETYRELGQDPSFIFDLKYLPKLVSLAMYYGYALNPKIHRISDDLYKIEVRDCFICSGIQSDSPVCQLLVGTIVGCCSICYKDRFVCNEVKCKASGDKSCVFHLRRLTS, from the coding sequence GTGGGAAGGCATGGAATTCTGATACATCACTACTTACCTCACATAATCGTCAAAGAAGGTGAGGAGCTCGTCTTGAGAATGATTGAATATTGGCTCATGAAACAACCATCAGACGAGACTGCACACTTCTTCACCCTCCCTCAAGCGACGTTCCCATTCTTCGAGAAGAAGCTCCAAGCCTTGGTCTCAGGCGTCATATCGATAAATGTACTAGGGTCTGGGAAAGGGAGAGTGCTCTCTTTCCAAATATTGAGAGCATGCCGTCCAGAATTTCACATGGAAGATTTTCCTTTCATTGTTGATAGAGGACGGCTTCTGATAAAATGGGGTGATATATTCACCGACACTCTTCCAAGCGAGGAGGAGAACGTTATCGGCGAGAGGGTAGAGTATTTGAAAGCTAATTTTAACACGCTGAAGATCTCAAGAAGCGGCTTAGCTCAAACATCTGAAAGATTATCTACTTATGATCGATGGCTCCTCTCTCAGATTATGGACTGGACGTTAACCGATGTGGGGCATTACTTCCCTGAGAGCATAAATGAGCTGCTCAGGAAGATTGCTGTCTGGAATCTCAGAGGGCTGATTAAGTTTGAACCAACAGAACCTAGGGCGCACCCCCAACTGAGTAAGTGTTTGAGATTACGCTCAAGATTTGCTCTAGCCCTGCCGACGAGGGTGGCTTTGCTATTACTTAAGAGGAGACATCACACCATACCTATGAAGGTCTATCATGCTCTCAGACGTTCAGTTCAAGCCTTCATCTCCGAGAGGATGGATGAGAAGGACTTAGCTAGGGAGCTGAGTGAACTTGAAACATACTTCCAAGATATGACTGCGCGATCGGCAGCTATTGAAACATATCGAGAGCTCGGCCAGGATCCAAGTTTCATTTTTGACCTCAAATATCTACCTAAACTCGTCTCCCTCGCCATGTACTATGGGTATGCGTTAAATCCTAAGATCCATAGAATTTCAGATGACCTTTACAAGATCGAGGTTAGGGACTGCTTCATCTGCTCGGGGATTCAGAGTGATAGCCCTGTCTGCCAGCTGCTTGTAGGTACCATCGTCGGCTGCTGCAGCATATGCTATAAGGATAGATTTGTATGTAATGAAGTTAAGTGCAAAGCCTCTGGTGACAAATCATGTGTCTTCCATCTTAGGCGGCTTACAAGCTAA